One Ostrea edulis chromosome 2, xbOstEdul1.1, whole genome shotgun sequence genomic region harbors:
- the LOC125681744 gene encoding glycine receptor subunit alpha-3-like, with protein sequence MTLVGVSVCLFVLNGIAIGSSQKALKDFSRTERLSLIEEKIGNSPPNFNDDFATKVECQLAIDSFDSINEVDMDFTVSIMLHLSWVDARFITWTSGNDDILEFDSKRLDNIWTPDLFFPNEKSAFIHHVFMPNKMLRVYGGGRVSYTVRLSLTLSCPMDLRNYPFDKQICRIEMESFSYNEDNIILEWTGTDSSSMANMTRRIDMPVEISDNIEMNQFRVVKKKTLKTLNERRGAGNHSLLQAEFHLVRDIGYYLVQMYIPSMLIVMLSWISFWLNVNAVPGRISLGVLTVLTMTQQSSTVNATLPRVSYTKAIDIWMSSCLVFVFAALIEFAVANVIARRDGNKGFNFKKMFFLPTLSERRKKRKGSGVLVDDKGLMRLDPEMDPTLVQKHRELSGLLHAMYLDVACRFLFPICFGIFNLVYWTIYTSDTFHKNR encoded by the exons aACAGAGCGCTTATCTCTCATAGAAGAGAAGATAGGGAACTCGCCGCCCAATTTTAACGATG ATTTTGCAACAAAGGTAGAGTGTCAGCTTGCAATCGACAGTTTCGACTCCATAAATGAAGTAGACATG GATTTCACAGTGAGTATAATGCTGCACTTAAGTTGGGTGGATGCGCGGTTTATAACTTGGACTTCCGGCAATGACGATATTCTAGAATTTGACTCCAAGAGGCTAGACAATATATGGACACCTGACTTGTTTTTTCCCAACGAGAAAAGTGCGTTCATCCACCATGTGTTCATGCCAAACAAAATGCTACGTGTATATGGTGGTGGGCGGGTCTCCTACACCGTCAG ACTGTCGTTGACGCTGAGTTGTCCGATGGATCTCAGAAACTATCCCTTTGACAAACAAATCTGCAGAATAGAAATGGAGAGTT TTAGCTACAACGAAGACAACATTATATTGGAGTGGACAGGCACGGACAGCTCTAGCATGGCCAATATGACCAGAAGGATAGACATGCCTGTAGAAATCAGCGACAACATTGAAATGAATCAGTTCCGGGTCGTGAAAAAGAAAACGCTCAAGACTCTAAATGAACGTAGAGGGGCAG GGAACCACAGTCTCCTACAAGCTGAGTTTCACCTGGTGAGAGACATAGGATACTATTTGGTTCAAATGTACATTCCCAGTATGCTTATCGTTATGTTGTCCTGGATCTCCTTTTGGCTCAATGTGAATGCCGTGCCCGGGCGGATTTCATTGGGCGTGCTGACCGTTCTAACGATGACTCAACAAAGTTCCACCGTCAACGCCACCCTGCCTCGTGTCTCATATACCAAGGCTATAGATATATGGATGTCCTCGTGTTTAGTGTTTGTGTTTGCAGCTCTCATCGAATTCGCGGTCGCCAATGTAATAGCCAGGAGAGATGGTAACAAAggattcaatttcaaaaaaatgttCTTCCTACCAACATTAAGTGAAAGGAGGAAGAAGAGGAAAGGGTCTGGG GTGTTGGTAGACGACAAAGGACTGATGCGACTGGATCCTGAAATGGATCCTACTCTCGTTCAAAAACACCGAGAACTTTCCGGATTGTTGCACGCAATGTACTTGGATGTTGCGTGTCGCTTTCTATTTCCGATTTGTTTTGGGATTTTTAACCTAGTGTACTGGACAATATATACATCCGATACTTTTCATAAAAACCGCTAA